A DNA window from Luteolibacter luteus contains the following coding sequences:
- a CDS encoding matrixin family metalloprotease, with translation MKLPAIAIGSLLLVSAPTLHAGCCLHQEPSEIFQEADAVAEYHILSRRVVTDENGNIFTRYTASLTRASKGSPPSDLGFDSPGGDNGVTVEISSEQMDLKVGGDYILHLNRESATRWRPSPFHVTEVAGTPALKSEIRAYFRAGAKGDLPAVPTALLQTMDVPGSVVTPTGYLEQSGQPSRMPLCDGGQPIPYLVDVDPAKLPPGMDTTAALAAVKECLDVWSAASSLKFRFEGLQSFGTSAAAVNSNDGRLRIQLHDAFGYVSAPAIGRGGFSSTSPDAIFQGGRVGSQGFQEITRMFLVLEDSAMDNETKFKSVMTHELGHALGLAHSSNNSSEPNPILKAATMYHSVTGDGAGASLNIYDQDRIAFGYPMANTPPYTVDRPFVAVSDSGSGDLPPVLGVNRIEVRAIDLQGSALTASVTSFADPSPFTLDGNILIYAAQGFSSGNRLTDQQIADGTSYGTAYVQFSDGVNLSRAARCTVIQIASDSRPSDGLPNIWMSDNFGTIEPGAVGSDRDPDSDPDGDGLSNRLEFFFNTNPKSAASPPSWFSYDHANRRITLTPLRFAPFAVQSSSNLTNWNTKMLTTSLYTPVVQTLDTSADVPSSKMYYRALMSP, from the coding sequence ATGAAACTCCCCGCAATTGCGATCGGTAGTCTCCTCCTTGTATCCGCGCCGACCCTTCACGCTGGATGCTGCCTCCACCAAGAACCGTCCGAGATCTTCCAAGAGGCGGACGCGGTGGCCGAGTATCACATCCTCAGCCGTCGAGTGGTCACGGATGAAAATGGAAACATCTTCACTCGCTACACCGCATCCCTGACCCGGGCGTCAAAGGGGAGTCCACCGTCAGACCTCGGCTTCGACTCACCCGGGGGAGACAATGGCGTGACCGTAGAGATCTCCTCCGAACAGATGGATCTGAAGGTGGGTGGCGACTACATCCTTCATCTGAACCGCGAGTCGGCGACCCGATGGAGACCCTCGCCTTTCCATGTCACCGAAGTCGCCGGGACCCCGGCTCTGAAAAGTGAGATCCGCGCCTACTTCAGGGCGGGCGCGAAAGGAGATCTCCCGGCTGTCCCGACAGCCCTGCTCCAAACAATGGATGTCCCCGGATCGGTGGTGACTCCCACCGGTTACCTCGAACAATCCGGCCAACCTTCGCGGATGCCACTATGCGACGGAGGTCAGCCGATTCCCTATCTTGTGGATGTCGACCCTGCGAAGCTGCCTCCCGGGATGGACACCACAGCAGCGCTCGCGGCGGTCAAGGAATGCCTCGATGTTTGGTCAGCGGCATCTTCGCTAAAGTTCCGGTTCGAAGGACTGCAAAGCTTCGGCACGTCTGCAGCAGCGGTGAATAGCAACGATGGGCGCCTGCGTATCCAGCTTCACGATGCCTTCGGCTACGTCAGCGCACCCGCCATCGGTCGCGGTGGATTTTCATCTACAAGTCCCGACGCCATCTTCCAAGGAGGCAGGGTGGGAAGCCAAGGCTTCCAAGAGATCACCCGAATGTTTCTGGTTCTGGAGGACAGCGCCATGGATAACGAGACGAAGTTCAAGTCCGTAATGACCCACGAGCTTGGTCATGCGCTTGGCCTCGCTCATTCCAGCAACAACTCCAGCGAGCCCAATCCCATTCTAAAGGCTGCCACCATGTACCACTCCGTAACGGGTGATGGCGCGGGGGCCAGTCTCAATATTTACGATCAGGACCGCATCGCATTCGGCTACCCGATGGCCAATACGCCTCCCTACACCGTCGACCGGCCTTTCGTGGCTGTGTCCGATTCCGGGAGTGGAGACCTTCCCCCGGTTCTCGGCGTAAACCGGATAGAAGTGCGTGCGATCGATCTTCAAGGCAGTGCCCTGACAGCTTCGGTGACATCCTTCGCGGATCCGTCGCCTTTCACTCTCGACGGGAACATCCTCATCTACGCCGCGCAGGGTTTCTCGAGCGGCAATCGGCTCACCGATCAGCAGATCGCGGATGGGACCTCCTACGGCACTGCCTATGTCCAGTTCAGCGATGGTGTGAACCTCAGCCGGGCCGCGCGCTGCACCGTCATTCAGATCGCTTCCGATAGCCGTCCGTCCGATGGACTCCCAAACATCTGGATGTCTGACAACTTCGGCACGATCGAGCCCGGCGCAGTAGGATCCGACCGCGATCCCGACTCAGATCCCGACGGAGACGGACTGAGCAACCGCCTTGAATTCTTTTTCAACACCAACCCGAAGTCCGCGGCCAGCCCACCGTCATGGTTCTCCTATGATCATGCCAACCGCAGGATCACGCTCACGCCCCTGCGTTTCGCGCCTTTTGCAGTTCAATCTTCATCCAATCTCACGAACTGGAATACGAAGATGCTGACCACTTCCCTGTATACCCCGGTGGTTCAGACCTTGGATACGAGCGCTGACGTTCCTTCCTCGAAAATGTACTACCGGGCGCTGATGTCCCCTTGA
- a CDS encoding DUF4105 domain-containing protein: METPSPSSGDRASTITPRPQGAKVVRFIGRNLLRLLLLFPIAWCFGAVYFDGPFPGTGNLVIGVLWLALLGCLLFRARSGRGRWLTLAAGLALVIVPWSFKQPSNDRNWSPEYARTAGATIDGDAVTFTNYRNFDYALDGSVTERWETRTVHLSKLRGIDFFLNYWGSPLIAHPIFSFDFGDEGHIAFSIETRREKGEVYTTLGGLYKLYELCYLVGDERDFVRVRTNIRKDEDAYLFRLSAPPEQARARFLEYVTQIQNLAKKPRFYNVLTANCTTAIRSQLHVQKKSIPDWRLLLNGKLDEMFAEHGLFAVKDLPLSELKEKGHVDERALQAQDDPQFSRKIRIGVPGY, encoded by the coding sequence ATGGAAACGCCCTCCCCATCCTCCGGCGATCGCGCCAGCACCATAACGCCACGTCCGCAAGGAGCCAAAGTGGTTCGCTTCATCGGCAGGAATCTGCTGCGGCTTCTCCTCTTGTTCCCCATCGCATGGTGCTTCGGCGCGGTCTATTTCGACGGACCCTTCCCTGGCACGGGAAACCTAGTGATTGGCGTCCTGTGGCTGGCCCTGCTGGGGTGCCTTCTTTTCCGGGCGAGGTCGGGTCGAGGCCGCTGGCTGACGCTCGCCGCAGGCTTGGCATTGGTGATCGTCCCATGGTCCTTCAAGCAGCCTTCCAACGATCGCAACTGGTCGCCCGAATATGCCCGCACCGCGGGTGCCACGATCGATGGCGATGCGGTGACCTTCACGAACTACCGGAACTTCGACTACGCTCTGGACGGCTCCGTTACCGAACGCTGGGAAACGCGCACCGTGCATCTTTCGAAGCTCCGTGGGATCGATTTCTTTCTCAACTACTGGGGCTCCCCGCTGATCGCTCACCCGATCTTCAGCTTTGATTTCGGCGACGAAGGCCACATCGCTTTCTCCATTGAAACCCGCCGGGAGAAGGGCGAAGTCTACACCACCCTCGGTGGCTTGTACAAGCTCTATGAACTCTGCTACCTCGTAGGCGACGAGCGGGACTTCGTGAGGGTCCGTACTAATATCAGGAAGGATGAGGACGCCTATCTCTTCCGCTTGTCAGCCCCGCCGGAACAGGCACGTGCCCGTTTTCTGGAGTATGTGACGCAGATCCAGAACTTGGCCAAGAAGCCGCGCTTTTACAACGTGCTTACCGCGAACTGCACCACAGCCATCCGATCTCAGCTTCACGTGCAGAAGAAATCGATCCCGGACTGGCGGCTGCTGCTGAATGGCAAGCTCGACGAGATGTTTGCCGAACACGGTCTCTTCGCGGTGAAAGATCTCCCCTTGAGCGAACTCAAGGAGAAAGGCCACGTCGATGAACGAGCCCTTCAGGCTCAAGATGATCCGCAGTTTTCACGAAAAATCCGGATTGGAGTGCCCGGATATTAG
- a CDS encoding DMT family transporter — MPVLLLILACALWGVSFPVIKALDLEQSARVGDFSKPFLAAWLQMARFGLAAAIMAPFMVRMRPTRGELAQAAWLALWGGLGMALQAWGLGKTEASTSAFLTQAYCVILPLVECMRRRRAPGARTLMATLLVIVGGAILSGVTPTSLKIGPGELATLIAAFIFTFQILTLENSKYENNRGLVVTFAMCAFIALIFLPLSWAMAPEPSALVRAGASWPAFLLILSLSLLCSVGAYGLMNSWQPRVSATEAGLIYTIEPVFTACFVMFLPVMLGRLVGQAYPNESLTISLITGGSLILAANVLMQWKRPPHPPAIAPAP; from the coding sequence ATGCCGGTCCTGCTTCTCATCCTTGCCTGCGCTCTCTGGGGAGTAAGCTTCCCGGTCATCAAGGCACTGGACCTGGAGCAGTCCGCCCGCGTGGGCGATTTCTCCAAGCCTTTCCTCGCAGCGTGGCTGCAGATGGCCCGTTTCGGGCTCGCAGCCGCAATCATGGCTCCGTTCATGGTGCGCATGCGTCCGACGCGCGGGGAGCTGGCCCAGGCCGCATGGCTCGCCTTATGGGGAGGCCTGGGCATGGCCCTGCAGGCGTGGGGATTGGGGAAAACCGAGGCGTCGACTTCGGCCTTCCTCACCCAAGCCTACTGCGTGATCCTCCCGCTGGTCGAATGCATGAGGCGTCGGCGGGCTCCTGGAGCCCGCACTCTGATGGCCACGCTATTGGTCATTGTGGGTGGTGCGATTCTCTCCGGGGTGACTCCGACCTCACTGAAGATCGGCCCGGGAGAACTGGCCACCTTGATCGCGGCATTCATCTTCACCTTTCAGATCCTGACCTTGGAGAACTCGAAGTATGAGAACAACCGGGGACTCGTCGTCACCTTTGCGATGTGTGCCTTTATTGCGCTCATATTCCTCCCTCTGAGCTGGGCCATGGCTCCGGAGCCAAGCGCGCTAGTCCGGGCAGGCGCCTCATGGCCGGCATTCCTGCTGATCCTTTCACTTTCCCTGCTCTGCTCGGTGGGAGCCTACGGACTGATGAATTCATGGCAGCCGCGTGTCTCCGCCACCGAGGCCGGACTCATCTACACCATCGAGCCCGTCTTCACCGCCTGCTTCGTGATGTTCCTGCCGGTGATGTTGGGGCGCTTGGTCGGGCAAGCTTACCCTAACGAATCCTTGACGATTTCACTGATAACGGGAGGCTCGCTTATCTTGGCAGCCAATGTCCTGATGCAATGGAAACGCCCTCCCCATCCTCCGGCGATCGCGCCAGCACCATAA
- a CDS encoding VOC family protein has product MPAKLTASSPVFLVRDVVAAANHYRDAMGFQYDKFYGEPPHFVILHRDGMYLMLKQADEPKHIVPLWSVSHNLWNAYFWVDDAEALHAEFVERGAKIDYGPCTQPYGCREFGIQDLDGHDVGFGQVLR; this is encoded by the coding sequence ATGCCCGCCAAGCTTACGGCAAGTTCCCCGGTTTTCCTTGTGCGTGATGTGGTCGCTGCCGCGAACCACTATCGGGACGCGATGGGCTTTCAATATGACAAGTTCTACGGGGAGCCGCCTCATTTCGTGATCCTGCATCGCGATGGGATGTATCTCATGCTGAAGCAGGCGGACGAGCCCAAGCACATCGTCCCACTGTGGAGCGTTTCCCATAATCTCTGGAACGCCTATTTCTGGGTGGATGACGCCGAAGCCCTGCATGCGGAGTTTGTGGAGAGGGGTGCCAAGATCGACTACGGGCCCTGTACCCAGCCCTACGGCTGCCGCGAATTCGGCATTCAGGATCTGGATGGCCACGATGTCGGCTTCGGTCAGGTGCTACGTTGA
- a CDS encoding GNAT family N-acetyltransferase, with protein sequence MKRLLDMRIRAAKKEDHPALAAIFLHARREYFTWTDPGSHALEDFAEQTEGEAIHVAENDSGEILGFISVWEAENFIHHLFVSSDHQRKGVGKALLEDLASRSSGPFTLKCVAENGPALAFYSALGWRAVGSGTSPEGHYLYFLFAWHPAWESPIKRRPGHADDLAFLWQLHVLTMQDYAAKTWGWDHVWQEERFRENFDPRSFEILEIGGHAVGTLSVAEEVDHVFLRLIELLPEWQNRGLGSQLVADVIIRACQKKQPARLQVLKVNPARGLYERCGFVVTGETATHVLMEHPAGSPLSPRQANT encoded by the coding sequence TTGAAACGACTGCTGGATATGAGGATCCGCGCTGCCAAGAAAGAAGACCATCCCGCCCTTGCTGCAATCTTCCTTCATGCCAGGAGGGAGTACTTCACTTGGACAGATCCAGGTTCCCATGCCTTGGAAGACTTCGCCGAACAGACGGAAGGCGAAGCAATCCACGTCGCGGAAAATGACAGCGGAGAAATCCTCGGCTTCATCTCCGTGTGGGAAGCCGAGAACTTCATCCACCATCTCTTTGTCTCGTCCGACCATCAGAGAAAAGGCGTCGGAAAGGCCCTTCTTGAAGACCTCGCATCGAGAAGCAGCGGACCCTTCACCTTGAAATGTGTCGCGGAGAATGGACCGGCACTAGCCTTCTATTCCGCCTTGGGGTGGCGCGCGGTCGGCAGCGGGACAAGCCCGGAAGGGCACTATCTTTATTTCCTTTTCGCGTGGCACCCCGCTTGGGAATCACCCATCAAACGCCGCCCCGGACACGCGGACGATCTGGCCTTTCTCTGGCAGCTTCACGTGCTCACCATGCAGGACTACGCTGCCAAGACATGGGGATGGGACCACGTGTGGCAAGAAGAGCGCTTCCGCGAAAATTTCGATCCGCGAAGCTTCGAAATCCTGGAAATTGGAGGTCATGCCGTGGGTACGCTCTCCGTAGCCGAAGAGGTTGATCACGTCTTCCTTCGCCTGATCGAACTGCTTCCCGAATGGCAAAACCGCGGGCTCGGTTCGCAACTCGTCGCCGATGTCATCATCAGGGCCTGTCAGAAAAAGCAACCCGCCCGCTTGCAGGTGCTCAAGGTGAACCCCGCCCGTGGTCTCTACGAGAGATGTGGCTTCGTGGTCACCGGTGAGACGGCAACCCATGTGCTCATGGAGCACCCGGCAGGCAGCCCGCTCAGCCCCCGCCAAGCAAATACATGA